One Fusarium musae strain F31 chromosome 6, whole genome shotgun sequence DNA segment encodes these proteins:
- a CDS encoding hypothetical protein (EggNog:ENOG41): MAFAGKVIAITGGAQGIGLATARLVASRGASTSILDNNPTTLESVEKEFIANKWPIHTFTADIRQADQVDAWIESAVKRFGRLDGAVNAAGTVGKFHGQKPIALLDDDDWNLVMGINVNGAPGCAPYATSKHAVIGLTMSAAHDYGSHGIRINVVSPGGTHGPLMKSVVGDMPPPPPSVLGKYGQPEEVALQIAWLLGPESTHSSGSIFRVDGGEFC; encoded by the exons ATGGCTTTTGCAGGAAAGGTCATAGCAATCACTGGAGGTGCACAGGGCATCGGTTTAGCAACGGCAAGGCTGGTTGCGAGCAGGGGCGCCTCCACTAGCATACTCGACAACAACCCAACAACACTTGAGTCTGTGGAGAAGGAGTTCATTGCAAACAAATGGCCGATTCACACATTTACTGCAGATATCCGTCAAGCTGACCAGGTTGATGCTTGGATCGAGAGTGCCGTGAAGAGATTCGGCCGTCTCGATGGTGCGGTCAACGCTGCCGGAACAGTCGGGAAGTTTCATGGCCAGAAGCCAATAGCGCTTCTAGATGACGACGATTGGAACCTCGTTATGGGTATCAACGTCAACG GCGCTCCAGGTTGTGCGCCATATGCAACATCCAAGCACGCCGTTATCGGACTGACTATGAGTGCCGCCCATGATTACGGATCTCATGGTATAAGGATCAACGTCGTGTCGCCAGGTGGGACTCATGGGCCGTTGATGAAGAGCGTGGTTGGTGAcatgcctcctccacctccctCTGTCTTGGGAAAGTACGGACAGCCTGAAGAGGTCGCTTTGCAGATTGCGTGGCTTCTGGGGCCTGAGAGCACTCATAGCTCGGGCAGTATTTTCCGGGTTGATGGCGGGGAGTTTTGTTAG